One window of Paenibacillus sp. FSL K6-3182 genomic DNA carries:
- a CDS encoding RodZ domain-containing protein, producing the protein MSDLGELLRKAREQRGLTLDDIQETTKIRKRYLEAIESGDHTVLPGPFYVRAFVKNYSEAVGLDPDEVLRLYQHEVPAAPVEQISEPIVSRSPRRVQSQSSERLGKIGFNVMMWSFLILIVVVIWVYVINNDTGGAKQTDNNTNITEVSKPPATNEGGTAGGNENTPTDNPTPPTPTQAPTTVTFGSKVGKADQYDIGPVGVAHKVEVKVSGGRSWLEVRSDSNQGEKLYSANAEDGSVESFELTGPLYINVGRADLTEIKVDGVIVPDGDRAGSKKLLLKPLIDENAATGGNTDTGTESGTNTGTGTETNQTKTE; encoded by the coding sequence ATGTCTGACTTAGGAGAATTGCTTCGCAAGGCGAGAGAGCAACGTGGATTAACGCTTGATGATATTCAAGAAACGACAAAAATTAGAAAACGGTATTTGGAAGCGATTGAAAGTGGAGACCACACGGTTTTGCCTGGTCCTTTTTATGTACGAGCATTTGTGAAAAATTACTCAGAAGCTGTTGGGCTTGATCCGGACGAAGTGCTTCGTTTGTATCAGCATGAGGTGCCTGCAGCGCCGGTAGAACAAATATCTGAGCCGATTGTATCAAGATCACCAAGACGTGTGCAGTCCCAGTCTTCAGAAAGACTAGGGAAAATCGGCTTCAATGTGATGATGTGGTCGTTTCTTATTTTAATTGTTGTCGTCATCTGGGTGTATGTTATTAATAATGACACAGGTGGTGCCAAACAAACCGACAACAATACCAATATCACGGAAGTTTCAAAACCTCCAGCTACGAACGAGGGAGGAACCGCGGGCGGAAACGAAAACACGCCAACCGACAATCCAACACCGCCAACACCAACACAAGCACCAACAACGGTTACTTTCGGAAGCAAAGTAGGCAAAGCGGATCAATATGATATCGGTCCTGTTGGCGTTGCCCATAAGGTTGAAGTTAAAGTGAGCGGCGGCAGAAGCTGGTTAGAGGTACGTTCAGACAGCAATCAAGGCGAGAAGCTTTATTCTGCGAATGCTGAGGACGGTAGTGTAGAATCATTTGAACTTACGGGTCCGCTTTATATCAATGTTGGTAGAGCAGATTTGACGGAAATTAAGGTTGATGGCGTTATTGTTCCTGACGGGGACAGAGCAGGCTCGAAGAAGCTGCTGCTTAAACCTCTAATTGACGAAAACGCTGCAACAGGTGGAAATACTGATACTGGAACTGAATCTGGCACTAACACAGGTACAGGTACGGAAACGAATCAAACGAAAACGGAATAA
- a CDS encoding DUF3388 domain-containing protein translates to MESKQWYMEYKIHKNRPGLLGDIASLLGMLEVNIMTINGVEDRTRGMLLQTDDDEKIELLGKMLQKVDNITVNKLRTPTIVDILAVRHGRYIERDSDDRKTFRFTRDELGILVDFLGEVFKRDGNQVIGVRGMPRVGKTESIIAGSVCSNKRWSFVSSTLLRQTVRSQMSEDEMQPNTIFIIDGIVSTIRSNEKHYSLLQEIMAMPSTKVIEHPDIFIKESNYDYSHFDIIVELRNNPDEEISYESFTTNYTDDF, encoded by the coding sequence TTGGAATCGAAACAATGGTACATGGAATACAAAATACATAAAAACCGCCCGGGATTACTTGGAGATATCGCCTCATTGCTCGGTATGCTTGAGGTTAATATTATGACAATTAACGGTGTGGAAGATAGAACAAGGGGCATGCTGCTTCAAACTGACGATGATGAGAAGATTGAGTTGCTTGGCAAAATGCTGCAAAAAGTAGATAATATTACTGTTAACAAACTGAGAACGCCTACAATTGTAGATATTTTGGCAGTGCGACATGGACGCTACATTGAGCGTGACTCTGATGATCGCAAGACGTTTCGTTTTACACGCGATGAGTTGGGCATTTTGGTCGATTTTTTGGGTGAAGTGTTTAAACGAGACGGCAATCAGGTTATAGGAGTAAGAGGGATGCCGCGAGTTGGGAAGACGGAATCCATTATTGCAGGAAGCGTATGCTCGAACAAACGATGGTCCTTTGTGTCCTCCACCTTATTGCGCCAGACGGTTAGAAGCCAGATGTCAGAGGACGAAATGCAGCCAAATACGATTTTTATCATTGATGGCATCGTCAGTACGATTCGTTCAAATGAAAAGCATTACAGCTTGCTTCAGGAAATTATGGCTATGCCATCAACTAAAGTAATTGAGCATCCGGACATATTTATTAAGGAATCCAATTACGATTACAGCCATTTTGATATTATTGTTGAATTACGGAACAACCCAGATGAAGAAATTTCTTATGAGTCCTTTACAACTAACTATACAGACGATTTCTAA
- a CDS encoding DUF3243 domain-containing protein, with product MSTVLSNFATWKQFLAERVSQAKKIGMTEETISSLAYEIGTFLDEKVDPKNEEERVLKQLWDAGDEAERKTLACLMVKLVQES from the coding sequence ATGTCAACCGTACTTTCTAATTTTGCAACATGGAAGCAATTTTTGGCAGAGCGTGTATCGCAAGCCAAAAAAATCGGCATGACGGAAGAAACGATTTCAAGCTTAGCTTATGAAATCGGTACTTTTCTCGACGAGAAGGTCGATCCGAAAAATGAGGAAGAACGCGTATTGAAGCAGCTATGGGACGCTGGCGATGAAGCAGAACGCAAAACACTTGCATGCTTAATGGTCAAGCTCGTTCAGGAGTCTTAG